From Glycine soja cultivar W05 chromosome 4, ASM419377v2, whole genome shotgun sequence, the proteins below share one genomic window:
- the LOC114410214 gene encoding 60S ribosomal protein L9-like: MKTILSTETMNIPDGVSIKVHAKVIEVEGPRGKLVRDFKHLNLDFQLITDENGKRKLKIDAWFGSRKTSAAIRTALSHVENLITGVTKGYRYKMRFVYAHFPINASIGNSNKSIEIRNFLGEKKVRKVDMLDGVSVVRSEKVKDELILDGNDIELVSRSCALINQKCHVKNKDIRKFLDGIYVSEKGTILEE, from the exons ATGAAGACGATTCTTTCCACCGAGACCATGAACATCCCGGACGGCGTGAGCATCAAAGTTCATGCCAAGGTCATCGAAGTTGAGGGCCCCCGCGGAAAATTGGTGCGAGACTTCAAGCATTTGAATCTCGATTTTCAGCTCATTACTGACGAAAACGGTAAAAGAAAGCTGAAAATTGACGCGTGGTTTGGTTCTCGGAAAACATCCGCCGCCATTCGCACCGCCTTGAGCCACGTGGAGAATCTTATCACCGGCGTCACCAAGGGCTACCGCTACAAAATGAGGTTCGTTTATGCCCATTTTCCCATCAACGCAAGCATCGGCAACAGCAACAAGTCTATTGAGATCCGAAATTTCCTTGGCGAGAAGAAG GTGAGGAAAGTCGACATGCTTGATGGCGTGTCCGTTGTTCGATCTGAAAAAGTTAAAGATGAGTTGATTTTGGATGGAAACGACATTGAACTTGTTTCTAGGTCCTGTGCTCTCATTAACCAG AAATGCCATGTTAAAAACAAGGATATCAGGAAATTTCTGGATGGTATTTATGTTAGTGAGAAGGGAACAATACTGGAAGAGTAG
- the LOC114408233 gene encoding heavy metal-associated isoprenylated plant protein 9-like: protein MGEEAKQESPKAHESKPEENQEEKKQPKPPSPCVLFLDLHCKGCAKKIKKSIMKMRGVEGVVIDMAKNEVTIKGTVEPQAICNMISKKTKKRAKVISPLPEAVEGEPIPSQASEPVIVELNISMHCEACAAQLKRKILKMRGVETAVTELSTGKAIVTGTMDANKLVDYVYRRTKKQVKIVSQPEPEAEPEKKEENKELEKPAAEEAKPDEEEKEEGGKDENENKEEKGVEEVGGDENGVVVLNIDDDESMKRMMYHYYYYQPLCVIEGIPPPQLFSDENPNACCIS from the exons ATGGGTGAGGAAGCAAAACAA GAATCACCCAAGGCCCATGAGTCTAAGCCAGAGGAAAATCAAGAAGAGAAGAAACAGCCTAAACCACCATCTCCGTGTGTGTTGTTTCTTGACTTACATTGTAAAGGATGCgccaagaaaattaagaaatctATTATGAAAATGAGAG GAGTTGAGGGAGTGGTGATTGATATGGCTAAAAATGAAGTGACCATAAAGGGAACAGTGGAGCCTCAAGCAATCTGCAACATGATTtcgaagaaaacaaagaaaagagccAAAGTTATATCTCCATTGCCAGAAGCAGTAGAAGGAGAACCTATACCTTCTCAG GCTAGTGAACCGGTTATTGTAGAACTTAACATAAGCATGCATTGTGAAGCTTGTGCTGCGCAGCTCAAGAGGAAGATACTCAAAATGAGAG GAGTTGAAACAGCAGTGACAGAGCTTAGCACAGGGAAGGCTATTGTGACGGGGACCATGGATGCAAACAAGCTAGTGGACTATGTTTATAGACGCACCAAAAAACAGGTCAAAATAGTTTCCCAGCCTGAACCTGAAGCTGAaccagaaaagaaagaagaaaataaagaattagagAAACCTGCAGCAGAAGAGGCAAAACCTgatgaagaagagaaagaagaaggtggCAAAGACGAGAATGAgaataaagaagagaaaggtGTGGAAGAAGTGGGTGGTGATGAGAATGGAGTAGTGGTGCTTAAcattgatgatgatgaaagcATGAAGAGGATGATGTACCACTATTACTATTACCAACCACTCTGTGTGATTGAAGGAATCCCACCCCCTCAGCTCTTCAGTGATGAAAATCCCAATGCATGCTGCATTTCATAA
- the LOC114410215 gene encoding uncharacterized protein LOC114410215 gives MKGVGGYHDWPYYSSPASNLSAFAAPFSVNPYTSSEASSQFMDSAESAETVPPIHFQPYGYDFFSSPVRQLDSSAQFPHLGLPSYPARSSLVEAQPYYASSAIHDHSSNSAAPYHWSSEAPSSGWPSLRVANKSPELGFSGQGGVSWDQFPEFNSRSKEKLIEVGRSLSSKETNVAGSVGEQKRNQGNQDVKDSANCEVPQIIDWENYNMPASANHIHDTSNWWGTIKPMPVEFSGTSVMRSPSMSLETHQEAPLKVVSDSGNNHSLNIGSYDKHSRHGDKPSRVDTVSSMPRTGLVTDLNIEDIIADEHVGHNDFYNTKEASHMPSPGTAGFFDSGPIHMHLGRNEPSSSNKAMISDKNVSMNVVDYIFRGSHANVDNLRLRPNATEGANFVQKSFEGVDQCNPAEDSPCWKGASAARFSHFEPSAALPQEYVHKKEISFGSIIQEPQNILLDTENNMKKSGENSNGYQTHTKIVNQERSSAGSPRKFLVTKFAPEYFKSGSAVNDGPFQSKPSCGFGLHYLDITKMKENTVPPAKPTDCASGSSQMGLQHVDLKEFIIFQKQQALVCTGDVDSGCNVNNCSEYSSSCSAEHVPPSPSSVVDTTTTPENSARKVSTEKLNVQMLLDTLQNLSELLLYHCLNDACELKERDCNILKNVISNLNTCALKNAEQIAPAQECFFNQPETSKSARESREFHQNASFKRPQLTKTEMTKACNMTKDLKRILSENFHDDDEGAEPQTVLYKNLWLEAEAALCSVYYKARYNQIKIEMDKHSYQEKEMEKQSKSEVVPSLSQSQSFATKVHHPNPDSSAALKFRVLDATNLEELSCLNISTDMNKPNAMTPEGKGGQNLDSFINNYFVPCSDDEAERNDESSVMARYQVLKARVDQSSIDNLEEPLDIADKSSPRGRDNQNQVSLSQDSPIPEKNCTDYETSVLARFHILKSRIEGSSSTSEGKQLDGDGSAGKEMDDTTNSTYVSEGKSLDVHVNPAVVHLNSYTAVDKSIPKEFHLDSEDNQETQPSGTCEFQPPTYYSDGFASDWEHVEKSL, from the exons ATGAAGGGTGTGGGAGGATATCACGATTGGCCCTATTACTCTTCGCCGGCTTCAAATTTATCAGCTTTTGCGGCGCCGTTTAGTGTGAATCCCTACACTTCCAGTGAGGCTTCGTCTCAGTTCATGGATTCAGCCGAATCCGCAGAAACTGTGCCCCCAATTCACTTTCAGCCCTACGGGTACGATTTCTTTTCGAGCCCCGTTAGACAATTGGATTCCAGTGCGCAATTCCCTCATCTGGGTTTGCCTTCTTATCCCGCAAGGTCAAGCCTTGTTGAAGCCCAACCCTACTATGCGTCTTCTGCAATTCACGATCACTCTTCTAATTCGGCGGCGCCTTATCATTGGTCTTCTGAGGCTCCCTCTTCGGGTTGGCCTTCGCTTAGGGTAGCTAATAAGTCACCCGAATTAGGGTTTTCTGGTCAAGGTGGTGTTTCCTGGGACCAGTTTCCGGAGTTCAATAGCCGCAGTAAAGAGAAACTGATCGAAGTTGGGAGAAGTCTCTCCTCAAAGGAAACAAATGTGGCTGGTTCGGTTGGTGAACAAAAGAGGAACCAAG GGAATCAAGATGTGAAGGACTCTGCTAATTGTGAGGTTCCACAAATTATTGATTGGGAAAACTACAATATGCCTGCAAGTGCAAATCATATACATGATACATCTAACTGGTGGGGAACTATCAAACCCATGCCAGTTGAATTTTCTGGTACATCTGTTATGCGATCCCCTTCAATGTCTCTAGAAACTCATCAAGAGGCCCCTTTGAAAGTAGTTTCTGATTCAGGGAACAATCACTCGTTGAACATTGGTTCATATGACAAACACTCAAGGCATGGTGATAAACCTTCAAGAGTTGATACTGTTTCTTCAATGCCTAGAACAGGGTTGGTTACAGATTTGAATATTGAGGATATTATAGCAGATGAACATGTTGGGCACAATGATTTCTATAATACAAAGGAGGCTTCTCACATGCCTAGTCCTGGAACTGCTGGGTTCTTTGATTCAGGTCCTATCCATATGCATCTAGGAAGAAATGAGCCTTCCTCATCAAACAAAGCAATGATTTCAGACAAGAATGTTTCGATGAATGTTGTTGATTATATATTTAGAGGAAGTCATGCAAATGTGGATAATTTAAGATTGAGACCTAATGCTACTGAGGGTGCCAATTTTGTTCAGAAATCTTTTGAGGGTGTTGACCAATGCAATCCGGCTGAAGACTCACCTTGCTGGAAGGGAGCTTCTGCTGCTCGCTTTTCTCATTTTGAACCTTCTGCAGCTCTGCCTCAAGAATATGTACACAAAAAGGAAATCAGCTTTGGTTCTATCATTCAGGAGCCTCAGAATATTCTGCTTGATACAGAAAACAATATGAAAAAATCAGgtgaaaattcaaatggctatcaAACGCATACCAAAATTGTCAATCAGGAAAGAAGTTCAGCAGGTTCTCCAAGGAAATTTTTGGTAACAAAGTTTGCACCTGAATATTTCAAGTCAGGTAGTGCTGTGAATGATGGTCCTTTTCAATCTAAGCCTAGCTGTGGTTTTGGACTTCATTATCTGGATATTaccaaaatgaaggaaaatactGTGCCACCAGCCAAGCCAACTGACTGTGCATCTGGATCTTCTCAGATGGGGCTTCAACATGTAGACTTAAaggaatttattatttttcagaaacagCAAGCTTTAGTATGTACAGGTGATGTAGATTCTGGATGCAATGTGAATAATTGCTCGGAATATAGTTCATCTTGCTCTGCTGAACATGTCCCGCCTTCACCTTCTTCAGTAGTAGATACAACTACTACACCTGAAAATTCAGCTAGGAAAGTATCAactgaaaaattaaatgtcCAAATGCTGCTTGATACATTGCAAAATTTATCAGAATTGCTTCTTTATCATTGCTTAAATGATGCCTGTGAATTGAAAGAGCGAGATTGTAATATCCTTAAAAACGTGATCAGTAATCTTAATACATGTGCTTTAAAGAATGCTGAACAAATTGCCCCTGCACAAGAATGTTTTTTCAATCAGCCAGAAACTTCTAAGAGTGCTCGAGAATCACGTGAGTTTCACCAG AATGCAAGTTTCAAGAGGCCACAATTAACCAAGACAGAAATGACAAAGGCTTGTAACATGACTAAG gatCTAAAGAGGATTCTTAGTGAGAATttccatgatgatgatgaaggagCAGAGCCTCAGACTGTATTATATAAGAACCTGTGGCTTGAGGCTGAAGCTGCACTTTGTTCCGTCTATTACAAGGCTcgctataatcaaataaagattgaAATGGATAAACATTCATACCAGGAAAAAG AGATGGAGAAGCAATCTAAATCTGAGGTTGTTCCGTCTTTGAGCCAGAGTCAGAGTTTTGCAACTAAAGTGCATCATCCAAACCCTGATTCTTCTGCTGCCCTTAAATTTCGTGTCTTGGATGCAACCAATCTGGAGGAACTATCTTGCTTGAATATTTCCACTGATATGAACAAGCCTAATGCAATGACACCTGAAGGAAAAGGTGGTCAAAACCTGGATAGCttcatcaataattattttgttcccTGCTCAGACGATGAGGCTGAAAGAAATGATGAGTCTTCTGTTATGGCCAGATACCAAGTTCTCAAAGCCCGGGTTGACCAGTCATCCATTGATAATCTGGAGGAACCATTAGACATAGCAGACAAGTCATCACCTAGAGGGAGGGATAATCAAAACCAAGTTAGTTTATCCCAAGATTCTCCTATTCCTGAAAAAAACTGTACTGATTATGAGACATCTGTTCTGGCTAGGTTTCATATTCTTAAATCCCGGATTGAAGGTTCAAGTTCTACTTCAGAAGGGAAGCAATTAGATGGAGATGGATCTGCTGGCAAAGAAATGGATGAcacaacaaattcaacatatgTATCTGAGGGTAAAAGTTTGGACGTCCATGTAAATCCTGCTGTGGTGCATCTCAATTCCTACACTGCCGTGGACAAGTCAATCCCAAAAGAGTTTCATCTGGATTCGGAGGACAATCAAGAAACTCAGCCTAGTGGAACCTGTGAGTTTCAGCCTCCTACTTACTACTCCGATGGCTTTGCATCAGATTGGGAACATGTGGAGAAAAGCTTGTAG
- the LOC114410216 gene encoding peroxidase 5-like, whose translation MQNNLSEKMKPNKLKCITTFFILYLFNQNAHSELQVGYYSYSCSMAEFIVKDEVRKGVTNNPGIAAGLVRMHFHDCFIRGCDASVLLDSTPLNTAEKDSPANKPSLRGYEVIDNAKAKLEAVCPGIVSCADIVAFAARDSVEFARGLGYDVPAGRRDGRISLASDTRTELPPPTFNVNQLTQLFARKGLTQDEMVTLSGAHTIGRSHCSAFSSRLYNFSTTSSQDPSLDPSYAALLKRQCPQGSTNQNLVVPMDPSSPGIADVGYYVDILANRGLFTSDQTLLTNAETASQVKQNARDPYLWASQFADAMVKMGQIIVLKGNAGEIRTNCRVVNS comes from the exons ATGCAAAACAATCTTTCAGAGAAAATGAAGCCAAATAAGCTTAAATGTATAACTACATTTTTTATCCTATATTTGTTCAATCAAAATGCTCATTCTGAGCTGCAGGTTGGGTATTACAGCTATTCATGTAGCATGGCTGAGTTCATTGTGAAGGATGAAGTCAGAAAAGGTGTTACTAATAATCCTGGAATTGCAGCTGGGCTTGTAAGAATGCATTTTCATGATTGCTTTATTAGA GGGTGTGATGCATCAGTGCTTCTTGATTCCACTCCCTTAAACACTGCAGAGAAAGACTCTCCCGCAAATAAACCAAGTCTCCGAGGATATGAAGTCATTGATAATGCCAAGGCTAAACTAGAAGCAGTATGCCCAGGAATTGTTTCATGCGCTGACATTGTTGCATTTGCAGCAAGGGACAGTGTGGAGTTT GCTCGAGGGCTTGGTTATGATGTTCCAGCAGGAAGAAGAGATGGCAGAATCTCACTAGCTTCAGATACAAGAACAGAGTTACCTCCTCCAACTTTCAATGTAAACCAACTCACTCAACTCTTTGCAAGAAAGGGATTAACACAAGATGAAATGGTCACCCTTTCAG GAGCACACACCATCGGTCGCTCTCATTGCTCGGCTTTCAGCAGCAGATTATACAACTTCAGTACCACTTCAAGCCAGGATCCAAGTTTAGATCCCTCATATGCAGCACTTCTGAAGCGGCAATGTCCACAAGGCAGCACGAACCAAAACTTGGTGGTTCCAATGGACCCTTCAAGTCCTGGAATTGCTGATGTGGGGTACTATGTTGATATATTAGCAAACCGAGGCCTCTTCACATCTGACCAAACTCTCTTAACTAATGCTGAAACAGCCAGCCAGGTGAAACAAAATGCCAGGGATCCCTATTTATGGGCAAGTCAATTTGCAGATGCAATGGTGAAGATGGGTCAAATCATTGTCTTAAAAGGTAATGCTGGAGAGATTAGAACAAATTGCAGGGTGGTCAATAGTTAG
- the LOC114410218 gene encoding nascent polypeptide-associated complex subunit alpha-like protein 2 — MSPGPVLDAGADQQIPYVDDASLKKKPHPLEDDAPIVEDVKDDDKDETEDEDEDDDDKEDDAQGAAEGGKQSRSEKKSRKAMLKLGLKPVTGVSRVTIKRTKNILFFISKPDVFKSPNSETYVIFGEAKIEDLSSQLQTQAAQQFRMPDVESVLAKQDQDAAAAAAQPEEEEEVDETGVEPHDIDLVMTQAGVSRSKAVKALKTHNGDIVGAIMELTT; from the exons ATGTCTCCGGGTCCCGTTCTTGACGCCGGCGCCGACCAACAAATCCCCTACGTCGACGACGCATCCCTCAAGAAGAAACCTCACCCCCTG GAAGATGACGCTCCTATTGTCGAAGACGTCAAGGACGATGACAAAGACGAAACCGAAGACGAGGACGAGGACGACGATGACAAGGAAGATGACGCCCAAG GTGCTGCTGAGGGTGGGAAGCAGAGCAGAAGTGAGAAGAAGAGCCGAAAAGCAATGCTGAAGTTGGGACTGAAACCTGTTACTGGTGTTAGTAGGGTCACAATCAAGAGGACAAAGAAT ATTCTTTTTTTCATCTCAAAACCTGATGTCTTCAAGAGTCCAAATTCTGAGACCTATGTCATATTTGGGGAGGCAAAAATAGAGGACTTGAGCTCTCAGTTGCAGACGCAGGCTGCTCAACAGTTCAGGATGCCAGATGTGGAATCTGTACTGGCAAAACAAGATCAAGATGCTGCAGCTGCAGCAGCACAGCctgaagaagaggaggaggttGATGAAACTGGTGTCGAGCCCCACGACATTGATTTGGTGATGACACAGGCAGGAGTATCAAGAAGCAAGGCTGTCAAGGCCCTCAAGACTCACAACGGGGACATTGTTGGTGCCATCATGGAGCTCACTACTTAG
- the LOC114410219 gene encoding nascent polypeptide-associated complex subunit alpha-like protein 2 isoform X2 translates to MSPGPVVDASPEVDAEQQLPSVDDATQKKIPQQEDDAPLVEDLKDDDKDDDDEDDDDDDDEDDKEDDAQGGAEGSKQSRSEKKSRKAMLKLGLKPVTGVSRVTIKRTKNILFFISKPDVFKSPNSETYVIFGEAKIEDLSSQLQTQAAQQFRMPDMGSVTAKQEDAAAAAAQPEEEEEVDETGVEPHDIDLVMTQAGVSRSKAVKALKTHNGDIVGAIMELTT, encoded by the exons ATGTCTCCAGGTCCCGTTGTCGACGCTTCCCCTGAGGTTGATGCAGAGCAACAACTTCCCTCCGTCGATGACGCCACTCAGAAGAAGATACCCCAA CAGGAGGACGATGCTCCCCTTGTCGAGGACTTGAAGGATGATGACAAAGACGACGACGATGAagacgacgacgacgacgacgacgaagaTGACAAGGAAGACGATGCTCAAG GTGGTGCTGAGGGTTCAAAGCAGAGCAGAAGTGAGAAGAAGAGCCGAAAAGCAATGTTGAAGCTGGGACTGAAACCTGTTACTGGTGTTAGTAGGGTCACAATCAAGAGAACAAAAAAT ATTCTTTTCTTCATCTCAAAACCCGATGTCTTCAAGAGTCCAAACTCTGAGACCTATGTCATATTTGGGGAGGCGAAAATAGAGGACTTGAGCTCTCAGTTGCAGACACAGGCTGCTCAACAGTTCAGGATGCCAGATATGGGATCTGTAACGGCAAAACAAGAAGATGCTGCAGCTGCAGCAGCGCAACctgaagaagaggaggaggttGATGAAACTGGTGTCGAGCCCCATGACATTGATTTGGTGATGACACAGGCAGGAGTGTCAAGAAGCAAGGCTGTCAAGGCTCTCAAGACTCACAACGGGGACATTGTTGGAGCCATCATGGAACTCACTACTTAA
- the LOC114410219 gene encoding nascent polypeptide-associated complex subunit alpha-like protein 2 isoform X1 produces the protein MSPGPVVDASPEVDAEQQLPSVDDATQKKIPQPQEDDAPLVEDLKDDDKDDDDEDDDDDDDEDDKEDDAQGGAEGSKQSRSEKKSRKAMLKLGLKPVTGVSRVTIKRTKNILFFISKPDVFKSPNSETYVIFGEAKIEDLSSQLQTQAAQQFRMPDMGSVTAKQEDAAAAAAQPEEEEEVDETGVEPHDIDLVMTQAGVSRSKAVKALKTHNGDIVGAIMELTT, from the exons ATGTCTCCAGGTCCCGTTGTCGACGCTTCCCCTGAGGTTGATGCAGAGCAACAACTTCCCTCCGTCGATGACGCCACTCAGAAGAAGATACCCCAACCACAG GAGGACGATGCTCCCCTTGTCGAGGACTTGAAGGATGATGACAAAGACGACGACGATGAagacgacgacgacgacgacgacgaagaTGACAAGGAAGACGATGCTCAAG GTGGTGCTGAGGGTTCAAAGCAGAGCAGAAGTGAGAAGAAGAGCCGAAAAGCAATGTTGAAGCTGGGACTGAAACCTGTTACTGGTGTTAGTAGGGTCACAATCAAGAGAACAAAAAAT ATTCTTTTCTTCATCTCAAAACCCGATGTCTTCAAGAGTCCAAACTCTGAGACCTATGTCATATTTGGGGAGGCGAAAATAGAGGACTTGAGCTCTCAGTTGCAGACACAGGCTGCTCAACAGTTCAGGATGCCAGATATGGGATCTGTAACGGCAAAACAAGAAGATGCTGCAGCTGCAGCAGCGCAACctgaagaagaggaggaggttGATGAAACTGGTGTCGAGCCCCATGACATTGATTTGGTGATGACACAGGCAGGAGTGTCAAGAAGCAAGGCTGTCAAGGCTCTCAAGACTCACAACGGGGACATTGTTGGAGCCATCATGGAACTCACTACTTAA